The proteins below are encoded in one region of Sulfolobus sp. A20:
- a CDS encoding Rieske (2Fe-2S) protein, translated as MIICTGLREIQEGKMETIEIGGKDLIITNIRGKLKCFSRWCPHKGGDLAYGDIIGDNQIRCYLHGYVYDLNSGKPVMIPYVNDYGKWKETSNLEIYDVIIKAGEICVEII; from the coding sequence TTGATAATATGCACTGGACTGCGTGAGATACAAGAAGGTAAAATGGAGACTATTGAAATAGGAGGAAAAGATTTGATAATCACAAATATAAGGGGAAAGCTTAAGTGTTTTTCAAGGTGGTGTCCACATAAAGGTGGGGATCTGGCTTACGGTGATATTATTGGAGATAATCAGATTAGATGCTATCTTCACGGTTACGTTTATGATCTGAATTCAGGGAAACCAGTGATGATACCTTACGTTAATGATTATGGGAAATGGAAGGAGACGTCTAACTTGGAAATATATGATGTAATTATAAAGGCGGGTGAA